The Echeneis naucrates chromosome 10, fEcheNa1.1, whole genome shotgun sequence genome has a window encoding:
- the LOC115050196 gene encoding endothelin receptor type B-like: MRPVTLLCLLIVAEVGGSRFIRNSQGIPDTSALPKSNASILLPPSRPGRPRGSFPPMCIKPTEIKHTFKYVNTIVSCLIFVVGMIGNSTLLRIIYKNKCMRNGPNVLIGSLALGDLLYIIIAIPINVFKLIAEDWPFGVYICKLVPFIQKASVGITVLSLCALSIDRYHAVTSWSRVKGMGIPLWKAVEVTLIWLIAVVLAVPEALAFDMLELPYRGNKLRVCLLHPEQSTNFMKFYQDVKDWWLFGFYFCFPLACTGIFYTLMSCEMLSRKKGMRIALNDHMKQRREVAKTVFCLVLIFALCWLPLHLSRILKKTIYDQNDPNRCELLSFLLVMDYIGINMASLNSCINPIALYFVSQKFKNCFQSCLCCWCYRTSPLDERGSGGHWKGSCHGNGLDRSSSHLSQKYTSSS; the protein is encoded by the exons ATGAGGCCCGTCACTCTGCTGTGTCTCCTGATAGTCGCAGAGGTTGGGGGCTCTCGGTTCATCCGCAACTCCCAGGGCATACCTGACACTTCAGCCCTCCCCAAGAGCAATGCTTCCATCTTGCTGCCACCATCACGGCCAGGCCGACCACGCGGCTCCTTCCCGCCCATGTGCATAAAGCCAACGGAGATCAAACACACTTTCAAGTATGTGAACACCATTGTGTCCTGCCTGATCTTTGTGGTGGGAATGATTGGCAACTCAACACTGCTCAGGatcatttataaaaataagTGCATGAGGAACGGGCCAAATGTCCTGATTGGCAGCCTGGCACTTggagacctgctctatattaTCATCGCCATCCCAATCAACGTGTTTAAG ctaATAGCTGAGGACTGGCCTTTTGGCGTCTACATCTGTAAGTTGGTTCCATTCATCCAGAAAGCTTCAGTGGGAATCACTGTCCTCAGCCTGTGTGCCCTGAGTATTGACCG TTACCATGCAGTGACATCATGGAGCAGAGTGAAGGGGATGGGCATCCCCCTGTGGAAAGCAGTGGAGGTGACTCTGATCTGGCTGATTGCTGTGGTGCTGGCAGTGCCTGAAGCGCTGGCTTTTGACATGCTGGAGCTGCCGTACAGAGGCAATAAACTGCGCGTCTGCCTGCTGCACCCAGAACAATCCACCAACTTCATGAAG ttctACCAGGATGTCAAAGATTGGTGgctgtttggcttttatttctgcttccCGCTGGCCTGCACAGGGATCTTCTACACTCTAATGTCCTGTGAAATGCTCAGTCGTAAAAAAGGGATGCGCATTGCACTCAACGATCACATGAAACAG CGACGGGAAGTAGCAAAGACAGTGTTCTGCTTGGTCTTGATTTTTGCTCTCTGCTGGCTTCCCCTTCATCTCAGCCGTATTTTGAAGAAAACAATCTATGACCAAAATGACCCCAACCGCTGTGAACTGCTCAG TTTCCTGTTAGTGATGGATTACATTGGGATAAACATGGCCTCTCTAAACTCCTGCATTAACCCTATTGCGCTCTATTTTGTCAGCCAGAAGTTTAAAAATTGCTTCCAG TCTTGCCTTTGCTGTTGGTGCTACAGAACATCTCCCCTGGATGAGCGAGGCTCAGGAGGGCACTGGAAAGGATCTTGCCACGGGAACGGATTGGACCGCTCCAGTTCCCACTTGAGTCAGAAATACACCAGCTCTTCATAA